The Bacteroidota bacterium genome includes a window with the following:
- the truB gene encoding tRNA pseudouridine(55) synthase TruB — protein MQRKFDFAEGEILLIDKPLKWTSFDVVNKIRWLIKNNLKLLTRDGGKIKVGHAGTLDPLATGLLIICTGKFTKRIEEFQQQEKEYTGTFCIGATTASADLEKEIDQYFPTEHISDEMIRDATKKFIGVIDQSPPLFSAINVNGKRAYKLARKGDETILPTRKVEIRKFEISEIKRPGKFIDVNFRVVCSKGTYIRALARDFGVALNSGAHLTALRRTAIGEYKVSDAMTVVDFETILANSDQ, from the coding sequence ATGCAGCGCAAATTCGATTTTGCCGAAGGAGAAATTCTGCTCATCGATAAACCTCTAAAGTGGACTTCTTTCGATGTGGTGAACAAGATCCGCTGGCTTATAAAAAATAATCTGAAACTACTTACCCGCGATGGCGGGAAAATAAAAGTCGGGCACGCGGGAACGCTCGATCCGCTCGCAACAGGATTGCTCATCATCTGCACAGGAAAATTCACGAAGCGAATTGAAGAATTCCAGCAACAGGAAAAAGAATACACCGGAACATTCTGCATTGGCGCCACTACTGCATCGGCCGATCTTGAAAAGGAAATTGATCAGTATTTCCCGACAGAACATATTTCAGACGAAATGATCCGTGATGCAACAAAAAAATTTATCGGCGTCATCGATCAGAGTCCACCGTTATTTTCTGCGATCAATGTAAATGGAAAACGCGCTTACAAACTTGCGCGCAAAGGAGACGAGACGATTTTACCAACCAGAAAAGTGGAAATACGGAAATTTGAAATTTCTGAAATTAAAAGACCAGGTAAATTCATTGACGTAAATTTCCGTGTCGTGTGCAGCAAGGGCACTTATATCCGCGCGCTCGCACGAGATTTTGGTGTTGCATTGAATTCAGGTGCGCATCTGACTGCGTTGAGAAGAACGGCAATCGGGGAATATAAAGTGAGTGACGCGATGACGGTGGTTGACTTTGAAACGATATTGGCAAACTCGGATCAATGA